The following DNA comes from Watersipora subatra chromosome 8, tzWatSuba1.1, whole genome shotgun sequence.
tgattagaGAAATTTTCCAATACTTTGAATGCAAAGCTGCCAAAAATTGTTAAGAATTAAATTTTACAAAGCCCAGCTCTAAAAGCCTGCTAAAGCCCGACTTTTTTTCTTaatcaaatctttaaaaaactttCTGGTTAACTGTTTTAAAATGCGTTTTTATGGCTTCTACAAATAATTCAAATGTTCTTACCTTTTTGCCAAAGAAACACACAAATTATGCTATGCACAAACACTATATTATCAGAAAAGAAACATTCATTCTCAGATTTGAAGGGAAAATGCATAATGTGGCCTTTTGTAGTTTCACAAAAGTACGAGTCAAGAAATTGACATTTAAATTTTGActttgcaaaaataaatttacacaTAGGTTTATATTTTAGAGGTTTTTAGTTTATAAAGAATTTTTGTTGAAAACTAATTTAGCTTATTATTAAATTACAAGAATTGtattattgcaatattttataACTCAATATTACGCACAATGTCACTGTGATGCTTTCAGCTCTAAGCTTGTGGATAAAACAATCTTCCTCAAATGGTTTACAAATACATACTGGTATTCTTTTTCAGCGCACTCATATGCGGACAAAAAAATGAatactgaaataaaaaattgcactTTTTATAAGTCATGCTCTTTAATTTGGACAGGCTCATACAGAATGCTTTAAAAGTCATATGAAATGACCATAAAACTTGGAATTGTCTGGATATCAGGATGCAGATTATAGATGATTTCATAAATCTTTCTCACAATTTGGCATGAGTAACAAAATAGATAAAAACTGTCCACCTCAATCAGGTTGTCCATAAGCGTTCAAGTTCTTAAGCAGAAGACAATCACTTTGTAAATTGTTAGCTCAGCATGGAACTAGGTGAAAATTCAACTATTTTGGTAAATGACAGTATCGCTCTCAACAAAACCGAAAGATCGTGTGATGGACTACGAGCCTGTTTTTTTACTAGATTAGATGACTATACAGTTGGGGCAGCTTTCACACTACTGACAGTTCTTGGACTGGTTCTCAACCCGCTGACTATCGGCATTGTTGCTTCTGGAAGAAGATTAAGCAGTGCCGTGAAGCCTCATCTCATCAACTTGGCTGTTTCCGATTTTCTGGTGTCAATTTTTACACCACCACTAATTCTGATCATGCTTCTGAAAATTCCTATTCAGTGGACATCTATATCTTGCAAGCttttaacattttttcattTAGGATTAGTTCATGTTAGCCTCATGTGTAATACTGTTATCAGCTTAGAACGATTTTTCATCATATACTTTCCGCTGAAAGCGACTTTGTACAGGCAGAAGCACAGAGGTTGCTTCATCTTGCTGGCTTGGTTGGCAGGTCTAGTGCCAGAAATTCCAATTGCTCTCAGTGCTCATGTGGGCATGCAAGAAGGTCTTCCTTATTGCCATACGGCTCCCAAACCTTATACCCCCGCTCATGACTTACAAGTTACGATGAAGTTTTTGATTCCATCGTTTATAATTGTCATTTGCTACACAGCGATAGTCGCAAAGCTGGCTGTTCGAAAGCAAAGCAAACTGCACCGGAATGCCTCGAAACAAATGAACAAGCAGCTTGGAAAGGTATGCcaacaatttaataaaatagaaaaagtgTTATATTAGGCATTGGCTATATCAGTCATGTACAGGCGCAAGTAGGGCAGCCTATTAGATCTGATGCTGCCGATTGACATTAACTAATGTCTGAccaaaacttttgaaaaagaGTGTAGGAGTAGGAGCTCTGAACTAGAAGCAGTTATGAGGAGTTACTACTCCTTGTTTGCTTGTTGATTTCATTTAGTTAGAAGGGAAGGAATTATGATTAGAACTTATTGTTGCTTGAACACATAACTCACTAATGTCAGTTCCCATAAACCAGAATGATGATTAAGATTCTACATTTCACACAGATATTTATTCACTGATAATAATAAcgacaatgaaaaattaatttatcGATAACCACATTAGCATCACAATTTTACAAAAGTGCGAGAATTACAAATTCGATTTCTCCAAGACAAGCTTCCCAACTTAAACCgagattttatttcattttaaggATAAGATAGACTGCAAGTGTTGGTAACCAAACAgacttttaaaactaaatatttttagttatCTGACAGAAGgtacaaaacatattttttgaaGTTTGTATGAAATCAACGCATTATTGTAAAAGCGCGTAGGGTTTAtgcagacagacacacacgctTGAATGcacatacaaaataaaaaaatgggttttattattatacacataattaataaataaaggCAAATCAATTATATCAAATTAAATCAGAAATTCATGTGAAATCTAGTAATCTGATAACAGCGCAAAGTGGCGTGGCTTAATCTTTCTTTCTAAATTACTTGCTATTCTGGTGACTGAATGTTTGGCCTGGTCCATTAGTAATACAAtcactatttgaattgattgagcaaaaagtaaaaagagaataaaaaattttctaattttaaaacttaatttaaaattattcattttatttttttcatgtgtaataaatTTGTAGACTtctaattatttaattaaaaacttcttgtacttttaaaaatctattgaaactattcattttagttttttaaaagtgTGATAATCTGTAAACTTGAATTTGATTTTTAGAGGTCACAAGTTTCAGTTTATTCAGGGGTCACGGAAGAATTCAAACCAATCCAATTTacagtttttgtatataaagtttttaaaggcaacacaaaaatgtgtaaaattGATGGACAATCAATAATTAAGCCATAAATATTATCTTTGGAACAATAGCCTTCAAAGAAAATGTACTGCTAATAGTTTAACGTTGCTAACATAAATTAAGTCAAATGTTTTGTTTGAATTTAGCTGCAGAGAATGTTGATGGCTGACGCCTTTCTCACAGTTCTAACATGGCTGCCGCTGTCAGTGGCAGTTTGGTTATACAACTACAGCCCAAAGATATTTCAAGGGTTTGTGAAAAGAGATATGTTCAGACTGCTCATTATAATTCATTTCATCGCCTCCACCAATGCATGTTCATCGCCGGTAGTGTACTTCCTGTTCAATAAACACTTTAGGGTAAGTCTTCTATATTTTCTACACGCTATACTCATTTTCGAgtagactagaaattcccctgtgatacagcccacgaccaaagtgatattgggaaaaagaaagggtactgatggttgagaaatgcaatattagcagtcaaatggcactgcagtgcaataggataactgcaatagtagctgtaatgtactgggtgttattatgtacagcaagcagcaataatgaaaggaaaatattatatgtttatatctcttccccgCAATAgcaaaaatgcaatattaaaagtaaaatgcactgatattattagaataaccaatattactaatatagtaatacagtattgatagaaaaccaatgcccaattttgtttacatttcaaaacgccatagctaacaatattaagaagttgtgatatttatatagatttttagaaaatctatttaacaaaactgtttagaaaaaataataacagtaacatattgcctaaTATCGGTCACTAtgtacttcgatcttgtaaattcgaatgtttattcttataattaaatcttataaaatcgaataattatttttataattaaatattgtaataatctcaaaagaatcgttagaaaaaatatcatcgtcatttcctttactttcagtgctttggacatcagttggaatgccAAAGTACTCATAAATGTCCAAAAtgcagttactttgaaatcggcaaaaaggaaatgaacttttcagtacttctatgttaattacagaaaccttcggcaattgggcaatgctatagactggtaaatgtgcacgttttttgtgaaatgcgcacgacttaatggttctattctctgccgctcggcgtttcattcgccagttttaattttgataaaataaatcttgtcaagttttaataacgattttaggcaaattaatctttctatttatgtatagttcggtcagatgggtaaggtttaggaaattttctacaaataacaaagacttggtaacatatttaaataggtttgtatctgttttgtatcgttattaacttattatacttaaacgactctattgaaaattggttaaatttgttgatgagattttggtacaagagTTTGCGACGGccattaatgaataattttcgtgagttgtgtgcacatatgcatttatcataaatctcccaaacaatcgcgtTGCTCGTGTTTTTTGTCGTGGGATGAATGCTTGGCGCttcacaaataataaaacactTACCCAATGAACATGAGTAACTTACTTGGTAAGCCAATAAAGGTTACCTTATCTAAAACAATTACTGTATTTGCAGAGGGCTTAATAACCATTGCATAGTTAACTCTCAACCAGGCTAGTTAATGACCCCAAAAGCTTCAAGCCTGATTATTGTAACCAATGTGATGAATGTGCTAACAATCATTGACAGCTTGGCTATTATAGATTTATAGTGTAATAATCAAAATCACAACACGAGATCAAAATCTGAAATCAAATCATCTTGATGTAGACTTtacattcctagattttaatcatGATAGCTGTACAGACGACACACgctttaatttatatatagaaacaGGCATGTGTCTGTTTTAGCATTCCTTATGAAATATTTAATGCGTGTAGCTTCATTTCGCATTTCATTActcttttttacaaaattgttgcaagAATTAATATCTTAAGCAGTTGAAAATCTAATAGGGAACTATAAAGAATATAGCAAACATACCATTTGACTTACGATCTAATCATAACCTAGGTTCATGAGGGCTGCTATTCTTTGCTTAACAAAAAATAAGTTAGCGTGTGATCAAGCCACGTAATTCCACTTTTACTACTTTGTTAGTAAAGTAACCTTGAGGCAATAGTAACATATGTATATCTACAAGCAGATGTGTCAaacctattaataatgcttgtattCATTGAGTGAAAGGTTAATTCTATATGTCAAAGAGCAAAGGCAAGACGCTTTGCGAAACTAGTTGTAGGCTACCTAGTGATTAGTAGCTGCAGATCTATTAACTAACTTATTAAGTAGagttaataggtctatattAGTAGCTAATTCATGCAGCCTTTCCATATGTTgtttaataatacatgtatgctgTAGGTCAGATTTTAAAGATAATATCTTTGTGTTATTTCTGAGCTCAAAAGCTTGTACTCGTTATACTTACCATAACCTGCCATAACCTGCCATAATGTGTCATACTTTTCATAACTTGTCGTAAAGTGACAGACTTATCATAATGGTTATAACTCGTCACCACTTGTCATAACATGTCATATTTGGTACAAACTTATGTAGACCTGTCTATGAAGACACTCTAGTGTTGATGCAATACATCAGTCATTGTGTTGTAAGCAGTAGCTAAACTTTTATTGGCTCTAAAACTAAAGTAAGTTTTCAGTCATTTTAGACAAATATTGAAGTATTTTAGAGAGatcataaattttatttcagcATATCTAACCAagtataaattaaattttatattagaaTTGTTATAAGTTATCAAAATTTTGCCAACCTGTCATTTTTGTTCTACTGTAAAACAAGCTAAGAGAAAAGGTGTTTACTGTACTttaattgtcttctcttgcttAACTCAAAAACTAAATATGTTTATCAAAGtttgtgtttatatttttatttttagtttgacTATAATTGCTGTCATTGTTGTTTCCATTTTTTATAAACTTCATGAAATAAGTTATgacaaaaaatacaataatttgGACAATAGCAGCATCAATAAACTTTTTTTCAGATGAATatacaatttttgtaaaatgaataaaatcaataaacagCGCCTTAGCAAAACTTTATATCTTAACCAgccaaccaaaaacaatttcACATATCAACTCTAAACTCAAAAAAGTAAAACTCCAGCTGATTTAATAACTGCTCGAACAATCTGTTAGGAAACCTTTCGTTAGCAAAGCTGCTCATTGATGGCATCTGCAAGCTGCTATGTAATAAGCCTCAGTTATAACACTTGCTTTACAGGCTGACTCTAAAAGCTTCATATgtagaattttaaaaataaaagaggCAACAACTTCTCCTACTACTGCAAGACCTACACTAAAGATTACAGAACAGAGAAACAAGGAGTCTAGTCTACAAAATAAAACTACACTAAGAAAAGAAAACCTTGATGAGGAGAACCAATAGCAGTTAGCCAGCCAGTGGACTTAAACAGTTACAATAACAAAAGCTTAAAATACGGCTTTCAATCTGGTGAAAGCTGCAATATAACTAGTCTaaactttaaaaatgaacttacacagaattttaattgattttatcaaaaggtattggcattttttatcgtttgagattgtttttaacatttgaggtgatctaattgccaggatgtttaaagattaaaatcgatagaacttgatcgtgattaaaGCGCTCAGATCAAtcaaagtgtgattatgatttCTTTagctgcaaagagaccaacataATAGAAatgcgtaacactgcaacttgaacgcaatagtcgATAGCAACAATAGAAACTAGCGATgtaattttgcacatatttctttctgagtattttaatcgagatcaagttttgttgattttaatctgcAAACACTCTGGCAGTCAGAACACcttaaacatgaaaaacaatcacaaatgataaaaactcGACACCTTCTGATAGAATCTACTGgaattttgtgtaaattcatttttaattaaaagtataaatttaCGCAATGATATTGTATTAAGCGCTAGTAATAAAAGCTACCTTAACATACATTTTTTTACGCTTTTATTTGTATATGCATATTCCTATGCTATGTCTTGTTAGTTATATAAAAATTGCTATTGTACATACTTCctcaataaaaacatgttttctgtTCGTCATTTACTATACTGTTGCACTGTTAAACTGATTCTTcaattctttaaaaaagtaatcaaacatttttacattatataacttcaaaaaaaaccttttttgttttcatcaatttttaaattgattaaattaaaatttattttaagaagAACTTTTAAACCCAATATTTAGCACAAGATAATTTGGTCGTTATGCCATACATCTGATAAATACTCAGACCACAATTATCAATTCATTTAGAAATATATTAGACTCAACTGAGGAAGTTATTTACTAAAGGTTCCAGAGCGTTTTATAATCAACACTTTAATCTTGTCTGTGGGCAGcggttttttattaaatttactcCACTCTAGCTCTATTGATTTTAAGtgaataatatgttatattgttACACAGTTTAAAACTTCAGGTTCTATAAATAGTTCATGACTATTTATAGAAATAGCTCTATAAATTCTAGACTCTATAAATAGTCCACGGTAACGTTGAGAATGTCCACTTCAAACAAGCTAAGGAAGTGCATTAAATTAGACTACCATCGATAGACTGGTTTATGGTTAGTGATAATTGGTAGAGTCAGGTGTAACTGTTCTTTGACTCTTGAAAAAACAGATATACAAgataaagttgaaaaataggACAGGAAGTAAACTAACCTAAGACCAACAAATTCTTTATTTACTATTGACTATCCAAACATCATGGCTTTTCATTACTACCTGTATGGACAACCATTGGCAAGTTTGAAAATGCTTTAGATGATTGATATAGATGAAGGTAGTTTGATAACATCTGTAGAAATATGTCAATTATTCAAAACAACCTGAAAACTGACAAACAATTTTTGACAATTGACTTGGACTTTGGACAACTTCATTCAACAAAGTAATAGTAGGGATGACAGCTACTATcatatattttcttttcatttgaAGCTACTGATGCTATTGTAACATTTTTACctcaaaaaatagtttttgcttttataaaaaagtatgtaaatgtagaATGAAGCAAGATCAGAATGAGTTGCTTTCATATCTTTAATCATTTTGCTCCAGTAATAGAATTTACCGTGTCTAAAaggaaaacatttaaaaatccgTGGATTAACCAAGCGATtctaaaaaaaaagaaaaaaaaaagtgctatttcaaaagcataaaaattaccCCTTTAGCCCGTTATTAAAACCTAGCTATATTAAACAACGAAATAAAGTGTCTAGCTTAATAAGACAGGCTAAAACCGACTATTACACTCAATTAGTAAATGATTTGACTGGTAATCCTAGAAAGCTATGGAAAGCTATAAATGAAGCTTGTGGACGCAAAAATAGCTGTCATTCGACTATTGAAAAGCTTATAGATAATGATAAACACACCCTTTGTAAACCCTTAGATATAGCAAATTCTTTTAACACTTTCTTTACTGAAATAGGGCCAAATCTAGCTAAGAAAATTCCATCCTGTCCAAGCTATCCATTCTCTGAGCAAACGCAACATAAACCATTTACTTTCCATCTAATTGATGCTGACTTGGTTGCCAAActcttaaaaaatttaaatgagcACAAAGCTGAAGGTATCGATGGAATTCCTGCGAGGTTAGTTAGGGATAGCGCGGACTACATTGCCGCTCCTTTAGCGCAcataataaatcaatctatCCTGACTAGTTCAGTACCTTCTAAAATGAAATGTGCCAAAGTTTTacctatatataaaaacaaaggtAGTAAATCCAGTCTAACTAATTATCACCCTATTTCCATACTCCCAATTTTTTCTAAAGTGTTCGAATCAGTATTAAACACCCAGCTACAATTGCACattcaaaaagaaaatattgtaTCTAGCTCCCAATATGGTTTCCAATCAAACAAAGGTACTCACCATGCTTTAATAGAATTTGTGAACAACGCTTTTGCAGCGCTAAACTCCAGCTTGGTGATTATTGGTATATTTATAGACTTTTCGAAGGCATTTGATACCCTTGACCATACAATCCTCTTGCAAAAACTTCAAAAcctaaactttgaatacaactcTATTGATCTAATAAAACACTACCTAACTAATAGAACACAATGTGTATATGTAAACAAAGTCACATCTCAGTCTCTAAACATTACCTGTGGGGTACCCCAGGGATCTATCTTGGGTCCTACCTTATTCCTCCTCTATATCAATGACTTAGTTCAAAGCGCAAATTTTTTGGAAACAATTCTGTTTGCAGACGATACCACTTTATTTTTTGAGAGTAACAATCTAAATAGAGACATGGCTCAAATCAACCTGAACCTAGAGAAGCTAAAATTTTGGTGTTTTGCTAATAAACTGACGTTAAACGTagataaaactaattatatgaTAATTAAAAATCCCCAAAACAGATTTCAATTAAACGAAGTGTTTATTTAAATGACAGACAACTGAATTACTCAGATAACGTTAAATTTCTTGAAATTAGCATTGATAGCTCACTAAGTTGGAAAGACCATATTGACAGCCTCCGTTCAAAACTTAGACAAAGCTTGGGTCTGATTTATATAGCATCAGGATTATTACCTAGAAATGTTTTGATTTTG
Coding sequences within:
- the LOC137402797 gene encoding blue-sensitive opsin-like, translating into MSSLPRSRLETVVTNGGGSVAECDPLRAEPRAELSRAGLCSVRQDNELSMELGENSTILVNDSIALNKTERSCDGLRACFFTRLDDYTVGAAFTLLTVLGLVLNPLTIGIVASGRRLSSAVKPHLINLAVSDFLVSIFTPPLILIMLLKIPIQWTSISCKLLTFFHLGLVHVSLMCNTVISLERFFIIYFPLKATLYRQKHRGCFILLAWLAGLVPEIPIALSAHVGMQEGLPYCHTAPKPYTPAHDLQVTMKFLIPSFIIVICYTAIVAKLAVRKQSKLHRNASKQMNKQLGKLQRMLMADAFLTVLTWLPLSVAVWLYNYSPKIFQGFVKRDMFRLLIIIHFIASTNACSSPVVYFLFNKHFRADSKSFICRILKIKEATTSPTTARPTLKITEQRNKESSLQNKTTLRKENLDEENQ